One Candidatus Devosia phytovorans genomic window carries:
- a CDS encoding dihydrofolate reductase — MSIRIAMIAGVAENGVIGSEQTIPWRVPSDMAYFKATTMGKPVVMGRKQYETVGRPLPGRTNIVITRQEGYQPEGVLVFHTIEAALEKAREVASHDGADEIMIIGGGELYAQLMARADRLYISHIDLSPAGDVMFPAVTPEDWAVVDLPEVQPNPKDEASYRVKVYERRKGSAH; from the coding sequence ATGAGCATTCGTATCGCGATGATTGCCGGTGTGGCCGAGAACGGCGTGATCGGCAGCGAGCAGACCATTCCCTGGCGCGTGCCGTCGGACATGGCCTATTTCAAGGCCACGACTATGGGCAAGCCCGTGGTGATGGGGCGCAAGCAATATGAGACGGTCGGGCGGCCGCTGCCGGGGCGCACCAATATCGTCATCACCCGCCAGGAGGGCTATCAGCCCGAGGGCGTGCTGGTTTTCCACACCATTGAGGCGGCTCTGGAAAAGGCGCGTGAAGTGGCCAGTCATGACGGGGCTGACGAAATAATGATCATCGGTGGGGGAGAGCTTTATGCCCAGCTTATGGCCAGGGCTGACCGGCTTTACATCAGCCATATCGATCTTTCGCCTGCGGGCGATGTGATGTTCCCGGCGGTAACGCCGGAAGACTGGGCGGTTGTCGATCTGCCCGAAGTACAACCCAATCCAAAGGATGAAGCGAGCTACCGCGTCAAAGTGTACGAGCGCCGTAAGGGCTCTGCGCATTGA
- a CDS encoding SspB family protein: MAEDHMRYDILAQEALRGVVRKVLSEVARTGLPGEHHFFISFLTRAPGVRLSEKLLGQYDKEMTIVIQNQYWDLKVTEIGFEVGLSFDGIPETLVIPFAAIKGFFDPSVQFGLQFDPATAPGAAAVEADADDEVETTAAAPAGEEQPGEKVVSLDAFRKKP; encoded by the coding sequence ATGGCCGAAGATCACATGCGATACGACATTCTCGCCCAGGAAGCTCTGCGCGGCGTCGTGCGTAAGGTGCTGTCCGAGGTCGCCCGCACCGGCCTGCCCGGCGAGCATCACTTCTTCATTTCCTTCCTGACCCGCGCGCCCGGCGTGCGCCTGAGCGAAAAGCTGCTCGGCCAGTACGACAAGGAAATGACCATCGTCATCCAGAACCAGTATTGGGACCTCAAGGTCACCGAGATTGGTTTCGAGGTCGGTCTGTCATTCGACGGCATTCCCGAGACGCTGGTCATCCCCTTTGCTGCCATCAAGGGCTTCTTTGACCCGTCCGTGCAGTTCGGCCTGCAGTTCGATCCGGCTACCGCGCCTGGCGCCGCTGCTGTCGAGGCTGATGCCGATGATGAGGTCGAAACCACGGCTGCCGCCCCCGCTGGCGAAGAGCAGCCTGGTGAAAAGGTCGTCAGCCTCGACGCCTTCCGCAAAAAGCCTTAG
- a CDS encoding ribbon-helix-helix domain-containing protein translates to MDKRSLSIAGHRTSIALEPEFWAGLEAMAAEKNQPMAALIRDIDETRSTANLSSAARLAVLRWYQDRNA, encoded by the coding sequence ATGGACAAGCGTTCCCTGTCCATCGCCGGCCATCGCACATCCATCGCGCTGGAGCCCGAGTTCTGGGCCGGCCTTGAAGCCATGGCCGCCGAGAAAAACCAGCCCATGGCCGCGCTGATCCGCGACATCGACGAAACCCGCTCGACTGCCAATCTCTCCTCGGCCGCCCGGCTCGCCGTATTGCGCTGGTATCAGGACAGGAACGCCTAG
- a CDS encoding MazG nucleotide pyrophosphohydrolase domain-containing protein, with product MSRSLGELSDLVARISDIYAERFAVTRTDDWYLLKLQEEFGELVAEHLKGSGRGRLKGADADEIRQALEDEAADVLAMFLLFARSQGIDLEAALTRKWFKYLPPDV from the coding sequence ATGAGCCGCTCGCTGGGCGAATTGAGCGATCTGGTCGCCCGGATTTCGGATATCTATGCCGAGCGCTTTGCCGTCACGCGGACGGACGACTGGTATCTGCTCAAACTGCAGGAAGAGTTTGGCGAGCTGGTCGCGGAGCATCTGAAAGGGTCGGGGCGCGGGCGGCTCAAGGGCGCCGATGCCGACGAAATCCGGCAGGCGCTGGAGGACGAGGCGGCGGATGTCCTGGCCATGTTCCTGCTGTTTGCCCGCAGCCAGGGGATCGACCTGGAGGCGGCGCTGACCCGCAAGTGGTTCAAATACCTTCCGCCTGATGTCTAG
- a CDS encoding YdeI/OmpD-associated family protein, protein MSPALRPLRKREDMPDFVRAALEERGLREKYDARPPYQRNDYLLWINKVKRDETRQKHLAQMLDELEAGGVYMGMVWRG, encoded by the coding sequence ATGAGCCCGGCCCTTCGCCCGCTGCGCAAGCGCGAAGACATGCCTGACTTTGTCCGCGCGGCATTGGAGGAGCGCGGCTTGCGCGAAAAATACGACGCCCGCCCACCCTATCAGCGCAATGACTACCTGCTCTGGATCAACAAGGTAAAGCGCGACGAGACCAGGCAAAAACATCTCGCCCAGATGCTGGATGAACTCGAAGCCGGCGGCGTCTACATGGGCATGGTCTGGAGGGGCTGA
- a CDS encoding AsmA family protein yields MLNRIYIVVGLLAIIVLGGAFIAPHFIRWSDYRLRMEELATAMLGTPVTVRGDIQFTLLPQPRLHFDDVLVGSTEAPAATVDSVEADFSLMDFLRDNYNITRLVLSQPVIDFTVDESGLFGSGVSLETGNGGVGLSQATVVGATVRLIDERSGEQFSAENVSGEFRLSDFSGPISFVGSGDYRGASYSVRLNSSAVDGNGRARLTTFLQPQSAAFTLSTEGMLEPGMAPRFNGKLVYRQKPPASDVAGEIRGDLVFESEMTASSDRVVLSGYTLRPDENRAGTRLTGAASIQLGDERSFDAVISGGVFSLPPRDAQEETAGQPYELVRLLSELPAPTLPPMPGRIGVDLAEMGLRGFSLRNVRVDAVSDGAGWTVEQFAGQLPGDTSLQASGQLGVDGVHPTFRGDLSLTSTRLDGFAALWRKPDEDNVLFNVPASLAGRAILGGDALGLNNGVLTIEGQSHAVELRLGFGEEKRLDLVGHFDALSAADSEIVSALLPNATSDAAFGTSFPEGSFSLTAKSARVLGLDGTTLVAEGQWRAGQINLSRLSAADLGGVGFDTTLNASGTLAEPVLSGSGLLRVVGGSAPAMTRIYDLFDMPHPWRDFLARSAPADLMIDVSEPVEGAQTVTMGGALGFGELNLRAELDGGLRGFSTAPLRVTGGLESTDIAGLTQQIGFGNADLFDSEGSMLLSFGVEGVPSEGLTSSLTASLGEENIGFSGSLLAKDGGEIQGTGTLDARLADAGALARVVGVRGLSLPLASGSAQLHFEGDRLARLTEIAGTSGETGFSGELALSRTGTTTAVSGTIAVDMVSAEGLAVTLFGPAALVAGDGVWPEGPLATDSETRQTRGTVTVSAGGMAVGGAQRFGATSFELSWDETRMRLARFEANMDSGTLGLDIAVCCSGPLSDRTVSGRMTLTGMPIDTVMPPAVAEALGGVAEGGLRFEGTGASLADVLATASGEGNFTLTDFTADGLTPEVFTTIAGLEDVLDMEPDDMGTIMDMALGQGAFAAPSATGAFTIAGGVLRLANLIVEGEDAGLAGSLNLTLGSLGLGGSFALTPRNLVDDSGLVSPETARIIARVAGTLVAPQVTVDLEEMIAAVMVRANEIEVDRLEQLQAEDAERQRAAAEERNRLIAEQQRRAAEEAARLAAQEEAQRMLDLAAAAEQERVRLENLRQQQLQTPITVPPVQMLPPIDGPIELGLPANQFDGSTVNRPL; encoded by the coding sequence GTGCTCAACCGCATCTACATTGTCGTCGGCCTGCTGGCGATCATCGTGCTGGGCGGTGCATTCATTGCGCCCCATTTCATCCGCTGGAGCGATTATCGCCTGCGGATGGAGGAACTGGCCACGGCCATGCTGGGTACGCCGGTGACGGTGCGCGGCGATATCCAGTTCACGCTATTGCCGCAGCCGCGGCTCCATTTCGACGACGTGCTGGTGGGGTCCACCGAAGCGCCGGCGGCAACGGTCGATAGTGTCGAAGCCGATTTTTCGCTGATGGATTTCCTGCGCGACAATTACAATATCACTCGGCTGGTGCTCAGCCAGCCGGTGATCGACTTCACTGTCGACGAAAGCGGGTTGTTCGGCAGCGGCGTGTCGCTGGAAACCGGCAACGGCGGGGTTGGGCTGAGCCAGGCGACGGTGGTCGGCGCCACGGTGCGGCTGATCGACGAACGCTCGGGCGAGCAGTTTTCGGCGGAGAATGTCAGCGGCGAATTCCGCCTGAGTGATTTCAGCGGACCAATCTCCTTTGTCGGCAGCGGCGACTATCGCGGCGCCAGTTACAGCGTGCGCCTGAATTCCAGCGCGGTGGATGGCAATGGCCGGGCGCGGCTCACCACTTTCCTGCAGCCGCAGTCGGCGGCTTTCACGCTCTCGACCGAGGGCATGCTCGAGCCAGGCATGGCGCCCAGGTTCAATGGCAAACTGGTCTATCGGCAGAAACCGCCGGCCAGCGACGTGGCCGGGGAGATCCGCGGCGATCTGGTGTTTGAAAGTGAAATGACGGCGTCCAGCGATCGCGTGGTGCTGTCGGGCTATACGCTGCGGCCGGACGAGAACCGGGCCGGTACGCGTCTGACGGGTGCGGCCAGCATTCAGCTCGGCGACGAGCGGAGTTTCGATGCGGTGATTTCGGGCGGCGTCTTCTCGCTGCCGCCGCGCGATGCGCAGGAAGAGACGGCGGGCCAACCCTATGAACTGGTGCGGTTGCTGTCGGAATTGCCGGCGCCGACATTGCCACCCATGCCGGGACGGATCGGCGTGGACCTGGCCGAGATGGGCCTGCGCGGCTTCTCGCTGCGCAATGTGCGGGTCGATGCCGTCAGTGATGGTGCGGGCTGGACGGTGGAACAGTTTGCCGGTCAGTTGCCGGGGGACACCTCCTTGCAGGCCAGCGGGCAGCTGGGGGTGGATGGTGTGCATCCGACCTTCAGGGGTGATCTGTCGCTAACCAGCACGCGGCTCGACGGCTTTGCTGCGCTATGGCGCAAGCCCGATGAGGACAATGTGCTGTTCAATGTCCCGGCGTCGCTGGCCGGCCGCGCCATCCTCGGCGGTGACGCGCTGGGGCTCAACAATGGCGTGCTGACGATCGAGGGGCAAAGCCACGCGGTGGAACTGCGCCTGGGTTTTGGCGAGGAGAAGCGCCTCGATCTGGTCGGGCATTTCGATGCGCTGAGTGCCGCTGACAGTGAGATCGTCAGTGCCTTGCTGCCCAATGCGACAAGTGATGCGGCTTTCGGCACCAGTTTCCCTGAGGGCAGTTTTTCGCTGACGGCCAAGTCTGCGCGAGTGTTGGGACTCGATGGCACGACGCTGGTGGCTGAAGGGCAGTGGCGCGCCGGGCAAATCAATCTGTCGCGGCTATCGGCGGCGGACTTGGGTGGTGTTGGCTTCGACACGACGCTCAATGCGTCCGGTACCCTGGCGGAGCCGGTGCTTTCCGGGTCGGGCCTGTTGCGCGTCGTGGGCGGTTCGGCGCCGGCGATGACGCGGATCTATGACCTGTTCGACATGCCGCATCCGTGGCGCGATTTTCTTGCGCGATCCGCGCCGGCCGACCTGATGATCGATGTCAGCGAGCCGGTCGAAGGGGCGCAGACGGTGACCATGGGCGGTGCCCTCGGTTTTGGCGAACTCAATCTGCGGGCCGAACTCGATGGCGGATTACGGGGCTTCTCGACGGCGCCGCTGCGTGTGACCGGGGGGCTGGAAAGTACCGATATTGCCGGGCTGACGCAGCAGATCGGCTTTGGCAATGCCGACCTGTTCGATAGCGAGGGTTCGATGCTGCTCAGCTTCGGGGTCGAGGGGGTGCCCAGCGAAGGTCTCACGAGCAGTCTCACCGCCAGCCTCGGCGAAGAAAATATAGGTTTTTCCGGCAGCTTGCTGGCGAAAGATGGCGGCGAGATTCAAGGCACGGGCACGCTTGATGCCCGATTGGCGGATGCCGGGGCACTGGCACGGGTCGTGGGTGTGCGCGGGCTCAGCCTGCCGCTGGCCAGCGGCAGCGCGCAGCTGCATTTTGAGGGCGATCGTCTGGCCCGGCTGACAGAAATTGCCGGAACCTCGGGCGAGACTGGCTTTTCAGGTGAACTGGCGCTTTCGCGCACCGGCACAACGACGGCGGTGAGCGGGACGATCGCGGTGGATATGGTTTCGGCGGAAGGGCTGGCGGTGACGCTGTTTGGTCCCGCAGCACTGGTGGCGGGTGATGGCGTCTGGCCGGAGGGTCCTCTGGCCACCGATAGCGAGACGCGGCAAACGCGGGGCACGGTGACGGTCAGCGCTGGCGGCATGGCGGTTGGCGGTGCCCAGCGCTTTGGTGCCACCAGTTTCGAGTTGAGCTGGGACGAGACGCGAATGCGTCTGGCGCGGTTCGAGGCCAATATGGATTCTGGCACTCTGGGGCTCGATATCGCGGTGTGCTGCTCGGGTCCCTTGAGCGACCGGACCGTCAGCGGGCGCATGACCCTGACCGGCATGCCGATCGACACGGTCATGCCGCCGGCTGTTGCGGAAGCGCTGGGCGGCGTGGCCGAGGGCGGATTGCGTTTCGAGGGCACGGGCGCAAGCCTTGCCGATGTGCTGGCGACGGCATCCGGTGAAGGCAATTTCACCCTGACCGACTTCACGGCAGACGGCCTGACGCCCGAGGTGTTCACGACCATTGCTGGGCTCGAAGACGTGCTCGACATGGAGCCGGACGACATGGGTACGATCATGGACATGGCGCTGGGGCAGGGGGCGTTTGCCGCGCCGTCGGCCACGGGCGCCTTCACCATTGCCGGCGGCGTGCTTCGGCTGGCCAATCTGATCGTAGAGGGAGAGGACGCGGGTCTCGCTGGCAGCCTCAACCTGACGCTGGGCAGTCTCGGGCTCGGCGGTAGCTTTGCCCTGACGCCACGGAACCTTGTTGACGACAGTGGTCTCGTCAGCCCCGAGACGGCGCGGATCATCGCGCGCGTGGCCGGAACGCTGGTGGCGCCGCAGGTGACTGTCGACCTTGAGGAAATGATTGCGGCCGTGATGGTGCGGGCCAATGAGATCGAGGTGGACCGGCTTGAACAGCTGCAGGCCGAGGATGCCGAGCGGCAGCGGGCGGCGGCCGAGGAGCGGAATCGGCTGATTGCGGAACAGCAGCGCCGCGCAGCAGAAGAAGCAGCGCGCCTTGCTGCGCAAGAAGAAGCGCAACGCATGCTCGACCTGGCAGCTGCCGCCGAGCAGGAACGGGTTCGGCTGGAGAATTTGCGTCAACAGCAATTGCAGACGCCGATTACCGTGCCCCCGGTTCAGATGCTCCCACCCATCGACGGGCCGATTGAACTTGGACTTCCGGCCAACCAATTCGATGGATCGACCGTGAACCGGCCCCTCTAG
- the hflK gene encoding FtsH protease activity modulator HflK produces MPWENNGGGGGRGNNGGPWGQAPGGGGSGGGPRRPGGGNTPNLEDILNRGRDQFKGGVPGGRWAIVGGLLALVAFWGINSVYTINSSEVGVESRFGAPKPELSGEGLHFLIWPIETVERVPLTLNQTQIGTASTAAGQTRTSGGGDGMMLSGDQNIVSVQFSVFWAINAPIDYLFNVRDQEAMIRYAAESAMREVVGRRPAQEVYSDDRAGIQSEVLEIIRGVLDSYGLGVNVTQVLIENAGPPAEVIDAFNEVQRARQDETRLQEEARSYANTLLGDARGRAAALREDAAAYTNRVVQEATGEAERFNAIYAEYVNAPDVTRKRLFLETMEEVLGGSEKVLVETGAGGQGVIPYLPLPELRSGSTTTTPAGN; encoded by the coding sequence ATGCCTTGGGAGAATAACGGAGGCGGGGGTGGCCGCGGAAATAATGGCGGCCCCTGGGGGCAGGCCCCCGGCGGCGGTGGGAGCGGCGGTGGTCCGCGCCGGCCAGGTGGCGGTAATACGCCCAACCTCGAGGATATTCTCAATCGTGGCCGCGATCAGTTCAAGGGCGGCGTTCCGGGTGGCCGCTGGGCCATCGTCGGCGGCCTTCTGGCGCTGGTCGCCTTCTGGGGCATCAATTCGGTCTATACGATCAACTCCAGTGAAGTGGGCGTGGAATCGCGTTTCGGCGCGCCCAAGCCCGAGCTCTCCGGTGAAGGCCTGCATTTCCTGATCTGGCCGATCGAGACGGTGGAGCGCGTGCCGCTCACCCTCAACCAGACGCAGATCGGCACGGCATCGACCGCCGCGGGCCAGACCCGCACCTCGGGTGGTGGCGATGGCATGATGCTGTCGGGTGACCAGAATATCGTTTCGGTGCAGTTCTCGGTGTTCTGGGCCATCAACGCGCCCATCGACTACCTGTTCAACGTGCGCGACCAGGAAGCCATGATCCGCTACGCAGCGGAAAGCGCGATGCGCGAAGTGGTCGGTCGCCGTCCGGCGCAGGAAGTCTATTCTGACGACCGTGCCGGCATTCAGTCCGAAGTGCTCGAGATCATCCGCGGCGTGCTGGACAGCTATGGCCTTGGCGTCAACGTCACCCAGGTGCTGATCGAAAACGCCGGTCCGCCGGCTGAAGTCATCGATGCCTTCAATGAAGTGCAGCGTGCCCGTCAGGATGAAACGCGTCTGCAGGAAGAAGCTCGGTCCTACGCCAATACCCTTTTGGGTGATGCGCGTGGTCGTGCGGCAGCCCTGCGTGAAGACGCAGCCGCCTATACCAACCGCGTGGTGCAGGAAGCAACCGGTGAGGCCGAGCGCTTCAACGCCATCTATGCCGAATATGTCAACGCTCCCGACGTGACGCGCAAGCGCCTGTTCCTTGAAACCATGGAAGAAGTGCTGGGCGGTTCGGAGAAGGTGCTGGTCGAAACCGGAGCCGGTGGCCAGGGGGTGATCCCCTATCTGCCGCTGCCTGAGCTGCGCTCGGGCTCCACGACCACGACGCCGGCGGGGAACTAA
- a CDS encoding RidA family protein: MTIDYIKPEGMHHNPAFSQGIVIPAGARILLVGGQNAVNMAGEIVGKGDIGRQTEQALANMLKVIDAAGGSLDNLVKVTLIIQQGVDLHPGFAEWMKVWGQRPNPPLVTAMMVAGLANPDFLIEIEAQVVLP, translated from the coding sequence ATGACCATCGACTACATCAAACCCGAAGGCATGCACCACAATCCCGCCTTTTCGCAGGGCATCGTCATCCCCGCCGGCGCCCGTATCCTGCTTGTCGGCGGCCAGAATGCTGTCAACATGGCCGGCGAGATTGTCGGCAAGGGGGATATCGGAAGGCAGACGGAACAGGCCTTGGCCAATATGCTCAAGGTGATCGACGCGGCGGGCGGCTCGCTCGACAATCTGGTCAAGGTCACGCTGATCATCCAGCAAGGGGTGGATCTCCATCCCGGCTTTGCCGAATGGATGAAGGTCTGGGGCCAGCGCCCCAATCCGCCTCTCGTTACGGCGATGATGGTTGCCGGCCTCGCCAATCCTGACTTCCTGATCGAGATCGAAGCGCAAGTCGTCCTGCCATGA
- a CDS encoding thymidylate synthase: MQPYLKLISDILEHGADKSDRTGTGTRSLFGYQMRFDLNAGFPLVTTKKLHLKSIIYELLWFIRGETNVHWLQEHGVSIWDEWADENGDLGPVYGSQWRSWPAPDGRHIDQLKNVIEQIKAKPDSRRHIVSAWNPAEVDNMALPPCHALFQFYVADGKLSCQLYQRSADTFLGVPFNIASYALLTHMVAQVCDLGVGDFVHTLGDAHIYNNHFEQARLQLSRKPRALPKLVMNPERKQIEDFVFEDFAFEGYDPHPRIAAPIAV; this comes from the coding sequence ATGCAGCCCTATCTCAAACTTATCTCAGATATTCTCGAACACGGCGCCGACAAATCGGACCGCACCGGCACCGGTACGCGGAGCCTGTTTGGCTATCAGATGCGGTTCGATCTCAATGCCGGGTTTCCGCTGGTGACCACCAAGAAACTGCATCTGAAATCCATCATCTATGAGCTGCTGTGGTTCATTCGCGGCGAGACCAATGTGCATTGGCTGCAGGAGCACGGCGTTTCGATCTGGGACGAGTGGGCCGACGAGAATGGTGATCTTGGCCCGGTCTATGGCTCGCAGTGGCGCAGCTGGCCGGCGCCGGATGGGCGGCATATCGATCAGCTGAAAAATGTCATCGAGCAGATCAAGGCTAAGCCGGATAGCCGGCGCCATATCGTTTCGGCCTGGAATCCGGCTGAGGTCGACAATATGGCGCTGCCGCCGTGCCATGCGCTGTTCCAGTTCTATGTTGCCGACGGAAAGCTGAGCTGCCAGCTCTACCAGCGCTCGGCCGATACGTTCCTCGGCGTGCCCTTCAATATCGCTTCCTACGCGCTGCTGACGCATATGGTGGCGCAGGTCTGCGACCTGGGCGTCGGCGATTTCGTGCATACGCTGGGCGATGCGCATATCTACAACAACCACTTCGAGCAGGCGCGGCTGCAGCTTAGCCGTAAACCACGGGCGCTGCCCAAGCTGGTGATGAACCCCGAGCGCAAGCAGATCGAGGATTTCGTCTTCGAGGATTTTGCCTTCGAGGGTTATGATCCGCATCCGCGCATTGCGGCGCCGATCGCCGTATGA
- a CDS encoding GNAT family N-acetyltransferase: protein MTSDLTIRSATAEDAGLIVHFIAALAEYEKLSHEAKATEADIVRDLFGVSPKVFCEIAEWEGRPVGFALWFYTYSTFQGRHGIWLEDLYVDPEIRGKGIGKALLVNLAQRCLAEELGRFEWWVLDWNEPSIKFYKSQGGVMQDEWTKVRVDGDALKKLGAS from the coding sequence ATGACCAGTGACCTGACGATACGATCCGCCACGGCCGAAGATGCCGGGCTGATCGTCCACTTCATTGCGGCCTTGGCCGAATACGAGAAGCTGAGCCACGAGGCCAAGGCGACCGAGGCCGACATTGTTCGCGATCTGTTTGGCGTTTCGCCGAAGGTCTTTTGCGAAATTGCCGAGTGGGAGGGCAGGCCGGTCGGCTTTGCGCTGTGGTTTTATACCTATTCGACCTTCCAGGGTCGGCATGGCATCTGGCTGGAGGATCTCTATGTCGATCCGGAAATTCGCGGCAAGGGGATCGGCAAGGCGCTGCTGGTCAATCTGGCGCAGCGCTGCCTGGCCGAAGAGCTGGGCCGGTTCGAGTGGTGGGTGCTCGACTGGAACGAGCCCAGCATAAAATTCTACAAGTCGCAGGGCGGGGTCATGCAGGACGAGTGGACCAAGGTGCGCGTCGATGGCGATGCGCTCAAGAAACTGGGGGCGTCATGA
- a CDS encoding DUF4424 domain-containing protein, translated as MRGKLVVGALALSAMPALANDTSAVLTTGGLEFISNPDIVMESEELFISAAEIRVVYQFRNTSDVDQNVLVAFPMPDIVPDFFSPVSFPTGPDDNLFAFQTTFNGEPVAAELHEYAYAYGVDRTKLLKQLGIPLVPISGPASEATDALNEETRAELMHLGMITPDEYDAGEGWEKHYYPAWTYKATYTWEGDFPAGEVVTVEHAYTPSVGGTVGVSFLDGPHEGYDPGKDYAERYCTDEPFLAAVRKTLTSPAEPWSAPFTESWISYILTTGGNWSGGSIGKFRLVVDKGSADNLVSFCGENIKKIGPTTFEMVAEDFWPQRELDVLILNRNPAD; from the coding sequence ATGCGGGGGAAACTTGTTGTGGGCGCGCTGGCGTTGAGCGCCATGCCGGCCCTTGCCAATGACACGTCGGCGGTGCTGACCACGGGCGGGCTCGAGTTCATCTCCAATCCGGATATCGTGATGGAGAGCGAAGAGCTGTTCATCTCGGCTGCGGAAATCCGGGTGGTCTATCAGTTCCGCAATACCAGCGACGTGGACCAGAATGTCCTCGTCGCCTTTCCCATGCCCGATATCGTGCCGGATTTCTTCTCGCCGGTGTCCTTTCCGACCGGGCCGGACGACAACCTCTTTGCCTTCCAGACCACGTTCAATGGCGAGCCGGTGGCGGCGGAGCTGCATGAATATGCCTATGCCTATGGCGTCGACCGCACCAAGCTGCTGAAGCAGCTCGGCATTCCGCTGGTGCCGATTTCCGGCCCGGCATCGGAAGCCACCGATGCGCTGAACGAGGAGACGCGCGCGGAGCTGATGCATCTGGGGATGATCACGCCAGACGAGTATGACGCGGGCGAGGGCTGGGAAAAGCACTATTATCCCGCCTGGACCTACAAGGCGACCTATACCTGGGAGGGTGATTTCCCGGCCGGGGAGGTGGTGACGGTCGAACATGCCTATACGCCGAGCGTTGGTGGAACCGTGGGGGTGAGTTTCCTCGATGGTCCGCATGAAGGCTATGATCCAGGCAAGGATTATGCGGAGCGCTATTGCACCGACGAGCCGTTCCTCGCCGCCGTCCGCAAGACGCTGACCAGTCCCGCCGAGCCCTGGTCGGCGCCGTTCACCGAGAGCTGGATTTCCTACATTCTCACCACGGGCGGCAATTGGAGCGGTGGTTCCATTGGCAAATTCCGTCTCGTCGTCGACAAAGGCAGCGCAGATAATCTGGTGTCCTTCTGCGGCGAGAATATCAAGAAGATCGGGCCGACCACATTCGAGATGGTGGCGGAGGATTTCTGGCCCCAACGCGAGCTGGACGTGCTGATCCTCAACCGCAACCCGGCAGACTGA
- a CDS encoding dienelactone hydrolase — protein MRFLAVAMVWAISAGATLAQDNRIDSLRPDAPVLAQRGDLAVGVRTLNLVDAGRPDILAGGDATQDRPLTVELWYPAKADPSARTTYEDVVLRDGVTLVSLTGTATRDAAPDAQSGPYPLVVVSHGFPGNRFLLSHFGENLASKGYVVAAVDHFESTYDNQLGFASTLANRAPDQLFVLDTMSRLDGELAGLVDAENSAIIGYSMGGYGALVSAGAGLAPAAAGSGFAPAQALAGVTAGSPAYADLADPRLKAIIAIGPWGRQNDFWDADGLAGITMPVLFMAGDQDEVSDYRNGIRVLFEETTNADRHLLTFAGAGHNAAAPIPAPHETYGLADSGTFEHYADFVWSNERMNNVAQHFATAFLDLHLKGQSDSASYFAITHDAIWPGFGERATRGLTLEHLPAAD, from the coding sequence ATGAGATTTCTGGCGGTGGCAATGGTTTGGGCGATATCGGCAGGCGCGACGCTGGCGCAGGACAATCGCATCGATTCGCTGCGCCCCGACGCACCCGTACTGGCGCAGCGCGGAGACCTCGCCGTCGGCGTCCGCACGTTGAACCTGGTCGACGCCGGCCGCCCCGACATCCTCGCTGGCGGCGATGCGACGCAGGATCGCCCGCTGACCGTCGAACTCTGGTACCCCGCCAAAGCCGATCCTTCGGCCCGGACTACCTATGAAGACGTGGTCCTGCGCGATGGCGTAACGCTCGTGTCCCTGACCGGCACCGCCACCAGAGACGCCGCGCCCGATGCGCAATCCGGCCCCTACCCGCTCGTCGTCGTCTCCCATGGCTTTCCCGGAAATCGATTCCTGCTCAGCCATTTCGGCGAGAACCTTGCCAGCAAGGGTTACGTCGTGGCCGCCGTCGATCACTTCGAAAGCACCTATGACAACCAGCTCGGCTTTGCCTCGACCCTCGCCAACCGCGCGCCCGACCAGCTCTTCGTCCTCGATACCATGAGCAGGCTCGATGGCGAACTGGCCGGACTGGTCGATGCCGAGAACAGCGCCATCATCGGCTATTCCATGGGCGGCTATGGCGCCCTCGTCAGCGCCGGTGCCGGCCTTGCCCCGGCTGCTGCTGGATCAGGCTTTGCCCCCGCCCAGGCCCTGGCCGGTGTCACCGCCGGCAGCCCGGCCTATGCCGACCTTGCCGATCCCCGCCTTAAGGCCATCATCGCCATCGGCCCCTGGGGCCGCCAGAACGACTTCTGGGATGCCGATGGTCTCGCCGGCATCACCATGCCCGTGCTCTTCATGGCCGGTGACCAGGACGAGGTTTCCGACTACCGGAACGGCATCCGCGTGCTGTTCGAGGAAACCACCAATGCCGACCGCCATCTGCTGACCTTCGCCGGCGCCGGCCACAATGCCGCCGCCCCCATCCCGGCGCCGCACGAAACCTACGGCCTCGCCGACAGCGGCACCTTCGAGCACTATGCCGATTTCGTCTGGTCCAACGAGCGCATGAACAATGTGGCCCAGCATTTCGCCACCGCCTTCCTCGACCTCCATCTCAAGGGCCAGTCTGACAGCGCCAGCTATTTCGCCATCACCCATGACGCAATCTGGCCTGGCTTCGGCGAACGGGCCACCCGAGGCCTCACTCTGGAGCATCTGCCGGCAGCGGACTGA